From a region of the Cucumis sativus cultivar 9930 chromosome 6, Cucumber_9930_V3, whole genome shotgun sequence genome:
- the LOC101206370 gene encoding uncharacterized protein LOC101206370 isoform X2, whose amino-acid sequence MVEQIVKDETRMSAYEILDNFCEFILLNLSYIRKHKECPNDVNEAVSSLLFASARCGDLPELQLIRKLFGERYGRSFETTAVELNPGNLVNLQIKQKLSINYVSDDEKQRMMNEIVRDCLKPEVLALEYRSEWHQNQVTAKEVIQVHAEEKIKQHKKQAMNAYETKKGDIHYSNSVTSTSCEFFPQLPEERIVYLDDVVELCSSTTTEGDQRLFKFKTTPTLSNREISKENHQNQIDLVQSESWSEDENSSSRTSIEGSKKRFMEVVEGNPKKEDYKQENSSWKQRTMDKYWASASEVTTDKEIEWANFYKKPRRRRRTKRGDTPPSHDMKFTTDDGFNANINHKKVEANCEKVDVKKDGLCLRAVTMPTERPKERLKEGSFGRTKSCPYKQPSHVHPKLPDYDDIAAKFIALKRERLQYNTLKA is encoded by the exons ATG GTTGAGCAGATAGTGAAAGACGAAACCAGAATGTCAGCATATGAGATTCTGGACAATTTCTGTGAATTCATACTCTTGAATCTCTCCTACATACGCAAACACAA ggAGTGTCCTAATGATGTTAATGAAGCAGTTTCAAGTCTGTTGTTTGCGTCAGCTAGATGTGGTGATCTTCCTGAGTTGCAGCTTATAAGGAAACTGTTTGGTGAACGTTATGGTCGTAGCTTTGAAACTACTGCTGTTGAGCTTAATCCAGGCAATCTTGTCAATCTCCAA ATCAAACAAAAGCTGTCAATAAACTATGTGTCGGATGATGAAAAACAGAGAATGATGAATGAAATCGTTAGAGATTGTCTTAAACCTGAGGTTTTGGCTCTTGAATACCGTTCAGAATGGCACCAAAATCAG GTAACAGCAAAGGAAGTTATTCAAGTTCATGCTGAAGAAAAGATAAAGCAACACAAGAAACAAGCAATGAATGCTTACGAGACAAAAAAGGGAGACATACATTATTCTAATTCAGTAACTAGCACTTCTTGTGAATTTTTTCCTCAGTTACCTGAGGAAAGGATTGTTTATCTTGATGATGTTGTGGAGCTTTGTTCCTCGACCACAACAGAAGGTGATCAAAGACtgttcaaattcaaaacaacCCCAACTTTGTCAAACAGAGAGATTAGCAAAGAAAATCATCAAAACCAAATTGATTTGGTTCAAAGTGAATCTTGGAGTGAGGATGAAAATTCAAGCTCAAGAACTTCTATTGAAGGATCAAAGAAGAGGTTTATGGAAGTGGTAGAAGGAAACCCTAAGAAAGAGGAttataaacaagaaaattctTCATGGAAGCAGAGGACAATGGATAAATATTGGGCTTCTGCTTCAGAAGTAACAACAGATAAGGAAATTGAATGGGCAAATTTTTACAAGAAACcaaggaggaggagaaggacAAAAAGGGGAGACACACCTCCAAGTCATGACATGAAATTTACAACAGATGATGGCTTCAATGCCAACATAAACCACAAGAAAGTTGAAGCAAATTGTGAAAAGGTAGATGTAAAAAAGGATGGGCTTTGTTTAAGGGCAGTGACAATGCCAACAGAAAGGCCAAAAGAGAGGCTGAAAGAAGGGAGCTTTGGTCGTACAAAATCATGCCCTTATAAGCAACCAAGCCATGTTCATCCAAAGCTACCAGATTATGATGATATTGCAGCAAAGTTCATAGCTTTGAAAAGAGAACGCCTCCAATATAACACTCTTAAAGCTTAG
- the LOC101206370 gene encoding uncharacterized protein LOC101206370 isoform X1 codes for MFGFTFFGWRKASKCKKLIKQVQCRLKLLKNKKSVITKQLREDIVQLLQNGYHQIAFNRVEQIVKDETRMSAYEILDNFCEFILLNLSYIRKHKECPNDVNEAVSSLLFASARCGDLPELQLIRKLFGERYGRSFETTAVELNPGNLVNLQIKQKLSINYVSDDEKQRMMNEIVRDCLKPEVLALEYRSEWHQNQVTAKEVIQVHAEEKIKQHKKQAMNAYETKKGDIHYSNSVTSTSCEFFPQLPEERIVYLDDVVELCSSTTTEGDQRLFKFKTTPTLSNREISKENHQNQIDLVQSESWSEDENSSSRTSIEGSKKRFMEVVEGNPKKEDYKQENSSWKQRTMDKYWASASEVTTDKEIEWANFYKKPRRRRRTKRGDTPPSHDMKFTTDDGFNANINHKKVEANCEKVDVKKDGLCLRAVTMPTERPKERLKEGSFGRTKSCPYKQPSHVHPKLPDYDDIAAKFIALKRERLQYNTLKA; via the exons ATGTTTGGCTTTACCTTCTTCGGCTGGCGAAAAGCTTCTAAATG TAAAAAGTTGATCAAACAGGTTCAATGCCGTCTaaagcttttgaaaaacaaaaagagtgTAATTACGAAGCAATTGAGAGAAGATATTGTACAACTCCTTCAAAATGGCTACCATCAAATTGCCTTCAATAGA GTTGAGCAGATAGTGAAAGACGAAACCAGAATGTCAGCATATGAGATTCTGGACAATTTCTGTGAATTCATACTCTTGAATCTCTCCTACATACGCAAACACAA ggAGTGTCCTAATGATGTTAATGAAGCAGTTTCAAGTCTGTTGTTTGCGTCAGCTAGATGTGGTGATCTTCCTGAGTTGCAGCTTATAAGGAAACTGTTTGGTGAACGTTATGGTCGTAGCTTTGAAACTACTGCTGTTGAGCTTAATCCAGGCAATCTTGTCAATCTCCAA ATCAAACAAAAGCTGTCAATAAACTATGTGTCGGATGATGAAAAACAGAGAATGATGAATGAAATCGTTAGAGATTGTCTTAAACCTGAGGTTTTGGCTCTTGAATACCGTTCAGAATGGCACCAAAATCAG GTAACAGCAAAGGAAGTTATTCAAGTTCATGCTGAAGAAAAGATAAAGCAACACAAGAAACAAGCAATGAATGCTTACGAGACAAAAAAGGGAGACATACATTATTCTAATTCAGTAACTAGCACTTCTTGTGAATTTTTTCCTCAGTTACCTGAGGAAAGGATTGTTTATCTTGATGATGTTGTGGAGCTTTGTTCCTCGACCACAACAGAAGGTGATCAAAGACtgttcaaattcaaaacaacCCCAACTTTGTCAAACAGAGAGATTAGCAAAGAAAATCATCAAAACCAAATTGATTTGGTTCAAAGTGAATCTTGGAGTGAGGATGAAAATTCAAGCTCAAGAACTTCTATTGAAGGATCAAAGAAGAGGTTTATGGAAGTGGTAGAAGGAAACCCTAAGAAAGAGGAttataaacaagaaaattctTCATGGAAGCAGAGGACAATGGATAAATATTGGGCTTCTGCTTCAGAAGTAACAACAGATAAGGAAATTGAATGGGCAAATTTTTACAAGAAACcaaggaggaggagaaggacAAAAAGGGGAGACACACCTCCAAGTCATGACATGAAATTTACAACAGATGATGGCTTCAATGCCAACATAAACCACAAGAAAGTTGAAGCAAATTGTGAAAAGGTAGATGTAAAAAAGGATGGGCTTTGTTTAAGGGCAGTGACAATGCCAACAGAAAGGCCAAAAGAGAGGCTGAAAGAAGGGAGCTTTGGTCGTACAAAATCATGCCCTTATAAGCAACCAAGCCATGTTCATCCAAAGCTACCAGATTATGATGATATTGCAGCAAAGTTCATAGCTTTGAAAAGAGAACGCCTCCAATATAACACTCTTAAAGCTTAG